TTGATCACATTGGGTTTCCAATTTTTAGTTTCGCTCCACTCTAAAAGGCGTTCTTTAAAGCGATCGAGAAGCAAAAACCAATGTTTGGTAGGTTTTAAAACGAGAGAAGCACCTGTCAGTTTAGAGCGTGGATGTTTTAAATCGGTCGCTTCATAGCTAGCGCCACATTTTGTACATTCATCCCCCCGAGCATTCTCATAGCCACACCGAGGGCAATTTCCTACCACATACCTATCTGCTAAAAAACGGGAGTCTGTCTCAGAATAAAGTTGCTCCGTGGTTCTTTCTTCAATATACCCATTGGCTAATAAGTCTAAAAAGTATTGGTGGACGGTTTCAGCATGCCCTTTCCAGGTTGTCCGGGAATAATGATTAAAAGAAAAATTGAGTTTTTTAAAGAGGTTTAAATTAATTTCATGAAATAGATCGACATGTTCTTTAGGAGTTCTTCCCGCAATTTCGGCGCTCATAGTAATGGCCACCCCATATTCATCCGAACCGCAAATATATAAGACTTGGTTTTTTTGGAGGCGTTGGAAGCGGGAATAACAATCCCCTGGTAGATAAGCACCGGCAATGTGACCAAAATGCAGAGGGCCGTTTGCATAAGGAAGCGCAGAGGTAACAAGTATTTTTTTTGTCATATTTATTTTACAGGTTAAGTATCTTCAGGTAAAACTTTAATCTCTAAGGCTTTAGGTTTTTGCACAATTAAAACTTCCATTCCTGTACTCGGGATTTCTTTCCAGCCAATCAGGATATAGGTGTTAACATCCGCATACAAAGGACCCGGCACACTAAAGGCATATTCAGGAGTGATGGCTCGCGGAGCTGGATGAGGACAGGAGTGTTCAGTCTGAAAGCCATCCAAAGTGGTATGCTTATCTCGAATGATTTCTTGTTGCGTTTTGGTTAAGCTACCCCAGGAGACATAGTTTCCCGGATATCTTTTTTTTAAAAAGGTCCAATCTAGCGAAATTTTTCCAAACCAGGTCACGCTATTAGGGAAAATGCGCCCCGTTTCACGGCAAAAGGCTGCTCTGGAAAACTCGAAAATGCGATTATCATACTCGTGAAGACTGTAGAGGTAGCGAACAATTTTTTCTTTTGTCTCCAAACTTAAATCTCGAGCGTACCGCAAAGGCAGCCCACTATAGGGACTTACACTATCGGGCTGCCTTGAAATCCATATGCCAATACCACCTAAGACTATGAGTAACATAAAAACGCCTAGGATGGCGGAGCTAAACAAAATCACATCATTAGGCGCTACGAGAGCAAAATAAAAAATAATCGCGTAAACCGAGAGCATCTAAAGCCCATTTAGATACTTTTTTTAGACATTTTTTTTGCGGATTCTGCTTTCGAATTTGCTTGAGAGCCAGAATGGTTGCTGCTTAAATCGATAGGATTGACGATTTCATCAAAGCGGTCTTTATTTTCAGCAATCTCGGCTAACACTTGTAAAGCGCGGTTTTGGCTTTCTGTTCTCACGCGCGCATCCCGGCCTGTTTTAATCATATTTTCTGCTAGCTTAATCGCATAGTTAACAAGATCAAACTGATTCCCAAACTTGCGGCTGATCTTTTCATTGGTTAACGAACTTTTATTACGCTCCATGGATTCTCCTTTACCCTTAACCTAAAAAATTTACAGAATACAATCAAGTTGGCGCTAATCCCGCTCAATACGGGGAAACTTAGCGCGATTTTTATACATTTCGGCTATTACAATGCTCCTTAAAATATCATAGGCATCGTCTAAATCATCATTAGTCAATTGATAATCATAAAGAGAGGCAGCCTTCAATTCATCTTTTACAATCGCTAAGCGCTTTTCAATCGCGCTACTTTCCTCTGTGTTTCGCCGAATTAGCCTTTCTCTTAAAACCTTCAGAGAAGGAGGTAAAATAAAAATAAAAGTGGCTGAAATTTTGCCCATTAGTTGCTTAGCACCTTGCGTATCAATGACTAAAACAACATGTTTGCCTTCTTTTTGTTGATTTGTCATCCACTTTAAGGAAGTCCCATAATAATACTCATAAAGCTTAACATATTCAAGAAATTCCCCATTTTTTACCGCTGTTAGAAAATCTGCCTCGTTAACAAAATGGTAGTGAATTCCGGGGATCTCACCTTGTCGAGGGGGCCGAGTAGTGGTGGAGATACTTTGAACAACGTTGGGAAATTCTTGAACAAGCTTTTGCACAAGCGTTGTTTTTCCTGCTCCCGCGGGAGCGCTTATGATAAAGATTAACCCATCATTTGAAGGGGATTGGGAAATGTTACTCAACATTTTGCAACTGCTCGCGGATACGTTCTAATTCGGCTTTACAATCCACCACTAAATGAGATACCTGTACATCAGCTGTTTTTGATCCGATAGTATTAATCTCTCGATGCAATTCTTGCAGAATAAATTCCAAATTTTTTCCGATTCGAACATTAGAGGATAGAAATAATTGCCTACATTGGTCTAAATGAGATTGGAAGCGCACAATTTCTTCCGCAATATCAATGCGATCTGCGTAAAGGCAAACTTCACGCAAAATACGCTCTTCATTTTCCACACTTCCCGGCAACACTTCCTCTAAGCGCTCTTTTAACTTTTGACGGTATTTCTCCGTCGCCTGCGTGGAACGCTCTTTAATTTCGCAAATATTTTTTTGAAGTATAAGGAATCTGCCTTCTATCTCTTTTTGTAAAGACTTTCCTTCAATCCCTTTCATCTCTACCAATTTCGCTAACGCGGCTTCCACCGCCTCCTTTAGGGAAGAGCGATAAATTTCGAGATCTATAAATTCTTCATCATGAATAACCATCCCAGGGAAATTTAGGAAAAATTCGGGAGTTATTTTTTGATCACCTAAAGGCAGCGCACTTTGGAGAGCTTGACAAACAGAGTGTAACTGCTGCGCAAGCGGGAGATTTAATTTTAATTTGCGAGTAAAGTTTTCTTCAAAGGAGGCAGATAATTTAAGGTTTACTTGTCCGCGGGAAACTTTTTCAGCCACCCATTTTTTGATATCGCTATCAAAGGGGAGAAACTCGCGCGGAAGATTGGTTTGAACTTCCAAATGTTTCCGATTAACAGATTGAATTTCGACAGCCAAAGTCCCAATCGGAGTAGAAGCTTTGCCGCGCCCGTAGGCAGTCATACTTTTGAGCATGCATTAACCGTTTATCGTACCTGAATTTTCACAAACAAAAACCTACAGTCCAGACTGTCAATCATTTTAGGCTAGCATACCCCCTAGAAGGCATTAAAATCTAGAAAAAAAACAGGGATAAAATCCAAAAATTAACTTAATCTTCCGAAATAAACTTAACCGTTATTATATGTTGCCTCCTTGTGAGCAAAAGGCGTCAAAACTTTGCCCGTGCGCATACAACCCTCACCTCTCTAAGGAGAGACGATTACGGCGATCCGATTTTTAAAACCGCAATCTTCAAATCAAAAAGCCTTCCCTTTCGATCCTTTGACTTAAAAGAAAAAAAGGGAATGATCGAGGGATTAATTTTTTTTAAGAGAGACGCAAGAGGCTGAAGGCTTAACCGAAGATCGTGCAATCAAGGTCTTCAAAAAGTTTAAATTTTTTTGCTCTCTCGCAAAAAGTCTCTCTTCCTAGTCAAAAACAATGTCCAAGGTGGAATCTAGTCCCTCTTCTTGCTCTTTAGCTTCAGCTTCTTCCTCTACATCCTTATCCGTTTCCCCATAAATGGTTTCTAAATTTCCTTCAATCACCCTTTTCGGATCGGCCGCATGTTCGGTATTTGACAAAAGGTATAAAACTGTGTGCTCTTTCCCACTGTGCCTGTTAATTTTATTAGCCAATTGAATAAATTCTTCTAAGGAAATATGCAGCTCCTCCAAAATAACCAGAAAACTTTCTGGCGTCCCCTTTAACAAAGCAAAGCGACCAATTTCATAATCCATCGTTTGCTTTACCTTTTGCCATTCTTCAAAGGAGGTATTTGTCTTTATGAACGGAGGAATCTCCCTTTCTCTTTTTCGAATAATTTTTTTAATCCTCGCAAAGTTTTGCTCAAAAATTGCTTTTTGCAGCTTTTTTGCCTTTACGTCGATGGCAAACCATCTTTTCCTTAAATGGTAGTTAAGCGCAACCTGTGGTAATAAGCTTCTTAGGCTTTCTTCCATAAGCTCTTGCATGTCTTCTTTAAAGTTTGCTTGCATGAATTCTTCAAGAGAATCAAACAGGCGATGCAAAACGGAAAGAAAAATTTTAGGTGTTCCAGCAGTTAAGGCATAGCAACACAGTTCATAACGGTTATCTTTTGTATTAATATCATTGCGCAGTTTCCAATTGCTTTCTTCCACTTCTAAGAGTTGATCCCACAAGGGTTCTTTAAGAATGTCTTGGGCTTTTTTTAATTTATGCTTTTTAATTGCTTGGGAAAGTTTTACAATTTTTTTGGTAATTTTTTCCAAGCTTATTTTATTTTGGTTGGAAAGGTTTTCTAATTCCCATTGAATTAACTCATCTTCTTTGGCCAAATTTTTAAAAATCTCTAGGGATCCAAGTGTTTTTTCAAGCACTAGCTGAAAAATTTCAGGTGTTCCGTCTGTTAATGCAAAACAACAAATTTCGAAGTTTTTGACAATAGCGACAGTTTGGAACTTATCTTCTTGGAACTCGGCGATCATCCCTTCTCTATACCAGGGAGCCTCGGGATCTCTGGAACTAAGCAAAATGTCAACCAATTCTTTATCTCTCTTGCTAATAGCACGATATAAATTTTTGATATCTGATTGAGCCCCACACTTTAAAAGTATTTTCACAAATTCAATCGGTTGCTCTTCTACATTTAAATACGAGGAAAGCTCCCTATTTAAGCTTTCTTTTTTTAAAAAATTGGAAAACTCTTCATAAACTATTTTGATTTCTGGGAAAAATTTCTTGGCACATTTAACCACTCGCAATACTTTGGCATGGACTGTGGGGTGGGAACGTTCTATTTCCTTTATTGAAAAAACTTGCGATTGAGTAGCAAAATCATGTGTGCATACATCGGAAAAAAATTTAAATTTTCGACATACCCACGTGCAGCTCCTCACGTCACGTGGATCTAAACAAGAGAAAATTTTCAGAAAAGGAATATCCGGAAGATCAATTAAATTTAACTGAGAAGGCGTGGCCTGTGAAAGAGGTTGCATATTTCTCCTTATAAAACAATTTGCTAACTTTTTTCATCGAGAAAAAAAAAGATGCCCGTTGAGATTAATTATTCAAAAGTATGGGGAACAAAGAATTTTTAGCAAATCTTTTCCAGCACCTGCTAAAATTCCCCCCCACGATTTGTTTCCTTAACCCTTTTACTATCCTTAGATTCATCAGTTGTATTAAATGGCTCAGGCTACTTAAATAAGCTTTAACCCTTTTAACAGCAAAAGTAAGGGGCTTTTTCAGCTAAGCAAAAGTTTAATTAAACCCAAACTTGTTTTTATGCATCATAAGAGATGTATGATTGAAAATAAGATTTTCAAATCGAAATAACTGCTGAAATGTGAATTAAATAAAAACCGATACGCCTAATAAGCGAATAAAGGAAGACAGTGGAGCTCCTCCCCATTGCCCTTCTTCTCACCCTTTTCTATACCCCCCTGGCAAGAATTCCTCAAAAAAACTGAGGTACACTTATCTTAGCGGTAGCCACAATCGGCCTGCTTGCCACAGGGATCTTATCCGCTAGTCGCTTCGCTGAATTTGTAGGAAGAAGGGAACTTGGCAAGAAAATAGGAGTCGGAATTGCGTTAAAAAACTTTGCAACGGCTGTTGCTATTGCCTTAGAAATCTTAAGTGAAGCGGTAGCTTCGACTTATGAAACCTTTTTATTAAAGAAAGGGATTGCTTATTTAACTTGAATGGTATTCACGATCGTTATTCGCTTTAAGTGAATAGGAGGGGTACCTCCCCTCCTCATTTACTAGGCCTCTCTACCGGATGACTTGCTGCACAAGGTGCTTCAATTCCGCTTCCTTTTGAGGATTTTTAAGTTTACCTTGAGAATCAAACGCTTCATAAGCATTCGGAATGACGAGTTGCTGCGAAATAACTTTCCCCCCTATTCCTTCTAGTATAGAGCGTAAATGGGCAAGACTTCGGGCTCCCCCGCCTGGGCCTGGCGAAGCACTCATCACGACAAATGTTTTTCCCGTAAAAGCTTCAAAAGAGGGAGCACCCGCCTCGTTGCGAGAAGCCCAATCTAGTACATTCTTCAACACAGCTGATAAAGAGCCGTTATATTCAGGAGAAGCAATGAAAATCGCTTGGTTTTGAATTATCAATTGGCGCAAGTGTTTGGCATTCGCAGGCATCCCTTGCTCCCGTTCAAGGTCCTCGTCGTAAAACGGGATGGGATAATCCTTTAAATCGATAAAGGTGACATTTGCCCCCAGCTGTTTTGCCAAGTTTCCAGCTTCTTTGACCAGTTTCTTATTGACCGAATCGGTCCTCGTACTTCCAGAAAAAGTCAGGATGTTCGTCTCTGCCGTAAGCATGGTGGTGGACAGCAAACACAAAGCTAAAAATAATTTTCCCATATAAAAAACCCTCTTTATTTAAACCAAATGGCGCTTAGCATAGTCGGAAGACCCCTCTTTTTTAGAAATTCCCAAATAGACAGATCTAATCTCCTTCCCAATCTTTCAGGAGGTTTTAATCGCTATTTACTCCACTAAGAGAGACGCATGTTTAAATTAGCACATCGGCCCATTTAAAGCTTCTACAAACAGGGATTTGATAGGTTCAAATGTTTTTCGATGAATAGCGCACGGCCCATGCTTTTTAAGCGCTTCTAAATGTTGCTGTGTTCCATATCCTTTGTGCTGAGCAAACCCATACTCAGGCCATTGCTGGTCGTACTCCAACATCAACCGATCTCTAGTTTCTTTTGCTAAAATAGAAGCTGCTGCAATACAAAGAGAAAGAGAGTCCCCCTTAATAATTTTTTGGCAAGGAATGGTCGGATGGGGCAATTGCAATCCATCGACTAAGAGGGCGTGGGGTTGGCTGGAAAGTTGAGTCACAGCCTCTAGCATGGCTTGGATGGTTGCTTGTAAAATGTTAATCCTATCAATTATCTCTGTTGCTACAACCCCTATCCCATAGGTGACTTCAGGATGCTGCGTAATTTCTTGAAATAATTGAGCACGTTTTTGCGCAGTTAACTTTTTACTATCATTAACTCCTGGAATATGAAAACGAAGAGGAAGGATACAAGCAGCCGCAACCACAGGCCCAGCGAGAGGGCCTCTGCCAGCTTCGTCGATTCCTGCAACAAGCTTGTATCCTTGCTGACGAGCTTTTTCTTCATAAATTGCCATGGTACGCAATCTTTTAAGTTCTCGCTCATCAACGGGGTGAGAATTTTCTTTATTCTTCTGTTGCGGAGGCACTTGCAGTCGCTTCAACATTTTCTTCGACGCCTTTTGCAATAGCTTCTGCTCGTTTGCTGCCACCCATTTTGCCTTTAACTTTAGACGCTTTCCCTGAAGTACCGATCAAATAGTACAGCTTTGCACGTCTAACATCGCCTTCTTTAACCACCTCGATTTTGCTGATTCGGGGGCTATGCAAAGGAAATACACGCTGCATCCCTTCGCCGTAAGCAATACGATGGACAGTAAAAGTTTCTGCTGGGCCACTTCCTTTACGGGAAATCACTGTACCTGTAAAAATTTGCGTACGTTCTTTTTGGCCTTCGATAATGCGGATGTGCACACGCACTGTATCGCCCACTCTAAAAAGGGGGATATCTTGTTTTAACTGGCTTTCTTCCAGCTTGCTAATGAGAGCTCGTTTGCTCATGAGTGTTTATCTCCTCAATTTCATTCAATCATTTTTGAGCAAGTCTGGACGGACTTGCTGGGTTTTTTTCATTGCTGTCATTTCCCGCCAGTGTGCAATTTTTTGATGATCTCCACTGAGCAATACAGACGGCACTGCCTGCCCTTCAAAAACTTCGGGTCTTGTATAATGGGGGCAGTCTAATCGTTTCTTTTCAAATGAATCTTCGGCTGCGGCGGATTCATGCCCCAGTATGCCAGGGATAAATCGCACACAAGCGTCTACTAAAACAATTGCTGCTAAACATCCATTTGTTAATACATAGTCGCCAATGCTGATTTCCTCATCGACTTCGCTGTCTATCACTCGCTGATCAATCCCTTCGTAATGACCACAAAGTAGAACAAGATGAGAATAGCCAGCTAATTCCCGACATTTTGCAGCTGTTAGGAGTTGTCCTTGAGGAGAAAGATAAATCACTCTCGTTTCGGCCTGCTTTACACTATGAATCGCTTTTTTAACAGGTTCTGGCATTAATACCATGCCAGGCCCCCCTCCATAAGGGCGGTCGTCTACCTTTTTATGTCGATTATCTGCAAAATCTCGGATGTTTATCAAATGGATGTCAAGCAATCCCTTTTTCCGCGCCTGCATGATGATACTTTCGTCAAACGGCCCTTTAAAGTAATGGGGAAAAAGGGAAAGGATATCGATCCTTGTTTTAGACAACCTTATTCAGCTCCTTTTTTGCGCTGTTTACGCTTTGCAGCATTTTTTGCGCGAAGGGCTAATTTCTTTTCAGTTTGCTCACGCAGAATGCTTGGCGCAGCTTTTGCCACAAGGCTTTCTGTTTTTTCTGTCAACTGAGCTCCAAGATTTAACCAATGTTGCACCCGATCTGCGCGAATGAGCAAGTTTTTATCTGCTTCAG
This window of the Parachlamydia sp. AcF125 genome carries:
- the gmk gene encoding guanylate kinase, with the translated sequence MLSNISQSPSNDGLIFIISAPAGAGKTTLVQKLVQEFPNVVQSISTTTRPPRQGEIPGIHYHFVNEADFLTAVKNGEFLEYVKLYEYYYGTSLKWMTNQQKEGKHVVLVIDTQGAKQLMGKISATFIFILPPSLKVLRERLIRRNTEESSAIEKRLAIVKDELKAASLYDYQLTNDDLDDAYDILRSIVIAEMYKNRAKFPRIERD
- a CDS encoding ribonuclease HII codes for the protein MLKRLQVPPQQKNKENSHPVDERELKRLRTMAIYEEKARQQGYKLVAGIDEAGRGPLAGPVVAAACILPLRFHIPGVNDSKKLTAQKRAQLFQEITQHPEVTYGIGVVATEIIDRINILQATIQAMLEAVTQLSSQPHALLVDGLQLPHPTIPCQKIIKGDSLSLCIAAASILAKETRDRLMLEYDQQWPEYGFAQHKGYGTQQHLEALKKHGPCAIHRKTFEPIKSLFVEALNGPMC
- a CDS encoding YicC/YloC family endoribonuclease, translated to MTAYGRGKASTPIGTLAVEIQSVNRKHLEVQTNLPREFLPFDSDIKKWVAEKVSRGQVNLKLSASFEENFTRKLKLNLPLAQQLHSVCQALQSALPLGDQKITPEFFLNFPGMVIHDEEFIDLEIYRSSLKEAVEAALAKLVEMKGIEGKSLQKEIEGRFLILQKNICEIKERSTQATEKYRQKLKERLEEVLPGSVENEERILREVCLYADRIDIAEEIVRFQSHLDQCRQLFLSSNVRIGKNLEFILQELHREINTIGSKTADVQVSHLVVDCKAELERIREQLQNVE
- the rpsP gene encoding 30S ribosomal protein S16, whose protein sequence is MALKIRLRQQGRTNRPFYRVVVTDCCSPRDGRYLEDLGWYNPGETEADKNLLIRADRVQHWLNLGAQLTEKTESLVAKAAPSILREQTEKKLALRAKNAAKRKQRKKGAE
- a CDS encoding F-box protein translates to MQPLSQATPSQLNLIDLPDIPFLKIFSCLDPRDVRSCTWVCRKFKFFSDVCTHDFATQSQVFSIKEIERSHPTVHAKVLRVVKCAKKFFPEIKIVYEEFSNFLKKESLNRELSSYLNVEEQPIEFVKILLKCGAQSDIKNLYRAISKRDKELVDILLSSRDPEAPWYREGMIAEFQEDKFQTVAIVKNFEICCFALTDGTPEIFQLVLEKTLGSLEIFKNLAKEDELIQWELENLSNQNKISLEKITKKIVKLSQAIKKHKLKKAQDILKEPLWDQLLEVEESNWKLRNDINTKDNRYELCCYALTAGTPKIFLSVLHRLFDSLEEFMQANFKEDMQELMEESLRSLLPQVALNYHLRKRWFAIDVKAKKLQKAIFEQNFARIKKIIRKREREIPPFIKTNTSFEEWQKVKQTMDYEIGRFALLKGTPESFLVILEELHISLEEFIQLANKINRHSGKEHTVLYLLSNTEHAADPKRVIEGNLETIYGETDKDVEEEAEAKEQEEGLDSTLDIVFD
- the trmD gene encoding tRNA (guanosine(37)-N1)-methyltransferase TrmD, with the protein product MSKTRIDILSLFPHYFKGPFDESIIMQARKKGLLDIHLINIRDFADNRHKKVDDRPYGGGPGMVLMPEPVKKAIHSVKQAETRVIYLSPQGQLLTAAKCRELAGYSHLVLLCGHYEGIDQRVIDSEVDEEISIGDYVLTNGCLAAIVLVDACVRFIPGILGHESAAAEDSFEKKRLDCPHYTRPEVFEGQAVPSVLLSGDHQKIAHWREMTAMKKTQQVRPDLLKND
- a CDS encoding NAD(P)H-dependent oxidoreductase; translation: MGKLFLALCLLSTTMLTAETNILTFSGSTRTDSVNKKLVKEAGNLAKQLGANVTFIDLKDYPIPFYDEDLEREQGMPANAKHLRQLIIQNQAIFIASPEYNGSLSAVLKNVLDWASRNEAGAPSFEAFTGKTFVVMSASPGPGGGARSLAHLRSILEGIGGKVISQQLVIPNAYEAFDSQGKLKNPQKEAELKHLVQQVIR
- the rplS gene encoding 50S ribosomal protein L19; the encoded protein is MSKRALISKLEESQLKQDIPLFRVGDTVRVHIRIIEGQKERTQIFTGTVISRKGSGPAETFTVHRIAYGEGMQRVFPLHSPRISKIEVVKEGDVRRAKLYYLIGTSGKASKVKGKMGGSKRAEAIAKGVEENVEATASASATEE